From one Rosa rugosa chromosome 4, drRosRugo1.1, whole genome shotgun sequence genomic stretch:
- the LOC133744755 gene encoding putative invertase inhibitor has translation MRCSFLVIFLMLFHSTISDDLIQQYCKKAADHEPSLNYDFCVSTIEANPKSHSADLATLTAIVLDLAGAKVTSINSHIQELKKDPKIDQPALQDYEEVYSDATGSMQEATNSFKAKNYESTLNTLSAALNAPDHTCETGFQERKVVSPLKKEDNDFT, from the coding sequence ATGAGGTGTTCCTTCCTTGTCATTTTTCTCATGCTCTTTCACAGCACAATCAGTGATGATTTGATCCAACAATATTGCAAGAAAGCCGCAGATCACGAACCATCTTTGAACTACGACTTTTGTGTCTCAACCATTGAGGCCAACCCTAAAAGCCATAGTGCAGACCTTGCAACACTTACAGCGATCGTACTTGACCTAGCCGGAGCCAAGGTGACCAGCATCAATTCACACATTCAAGAGCTAAAGAAGGATCCAAAAATTGACCAACCTGCATTACAAGACTACGAAGAAGTATACTCAGATGCCACTGGTAGCATGCAGGAAGCTACAAATTCCTTCAAGGCCAAGAATTATGAGTCGACTCTTAATACTCTTAGTGCTGCCTTGAATGCACCTGATCATACTTGTGAAACTGGATTTCAAGAGAGGAAAGTAGTGTCTCCCTTGAAGAAGGAGGACAATGACTTCACTTAA